One part of the Rutidosis leptorrhynchoides isolate AG116_Rl617_1_P2 chromosome 1, CSIRO_AGI_Rlap_v1, whole genome shotgun sequence genome encodes these proteins:
- the LOC139854225 gene encoding E3 ubiquitin-protein ligase RSL1-like, translating to MVKYIQVKLQDNVSDIKCPSPTCDHSLEPLSCRPKIANHLFNKWCDVLCESYVLRFDRVYCPNRDCSALVVNECGNAGSLKRCVCPNCKKPFCFKCKVSWHAGYRCEESGETRDVNDIAFGILSERKRWMRCPVCRHCVELVKGCNAVRCRCGIKFCYRCGKKFDSLWCNCPNSSTCFMLKNSMLKLILWIFFEYLRNQEGFY from the exons ATGGTCAAATACATTCAGGTGAAGCTACAAGATAACGTATCTGATATCAAGTGTCCATCCCCAACTTGTGATCACTCGTTAGAACCATTATCTTGTCGACCCAAAATTGCAAACCATCTGTTTAATAAATGGTGTGATGTGCTATGTGAGTCTTATGTGTTAAGGTTTGATAGGGTTTACTGTCCTAATAGAGATTGTTCAGCGTTAGTTGTTAATGAATGTGGTAATGCTGGTAGTTTGAAACGATGTGTGTGTCCCAATTGCAAGAAACCTTTTTGTTTTAAGTGTAAAGTTTCTTGGCATGCTGGTTATAGGTGTGAAGAAAGTGGGGAGACGAGGGATGTAAACGATATTGCGTTTGGTATTCTTTCTGAACGGAAACGGTGGATGCGGTGCCCCGTGTGTAGACATTGTGTTGAGCTTGTTAAAGGTTGTAACGCTGTTCGTTGCAG ATGTGGAATTAAGTTTTGCTACAGGTGTGGGAAAAAGTTTGATAGCCTTTGGTGCAACTGTCCAAACTCATCTACATGTTTCATGTTG AAAAATTCCATGCTGAAATTGATTCTTTGGATATTTTTCGAGTACTTACGAAATCAGGAGGGATTCTACTAG
- the LOC139886219 gene encoding purple acid phosphatase-like, producing the protein MNVKKNLKKKFILLIRFVLLLILFVNGGSTSEFVRKNEKTIDMPLDSDVFLEPSGYNAPQQVHITQGDHVGKAMIVSWVTMEEQGSDIVVYWSENSKEKSMAEGIVTTYTFYDYTSGFIHHCNLTDLEYDTKYYYEVGLGNTSRTFWFVTPPEVGPDAPYTFGLIGDLGQSFDSNATLTHYEMNPTKGQTVLFVGDISYADIYPDHDNTRWDSWGRFAERSTAYQPWIWTAGNHEIDFAPELGETEPFKPYTHRYQVPFEASQSTSPLWYSIKRASAYIIVLSSYSAYGKYTPQHEWFVKELTKVDRTETPWLIVMTHSPLYNSYLYHYMEGESMRVLFEPWFVKYKVDVVFSGHVHAYERSERVSNVDYNIVNERCNPVKDESAPIYITIGDGGNLEGLAFNMTEPQPMYSAFREASYGHAIFDIKNRTHAFHSWHRNQDGYAVTADSMWFYNRYWYHEELRASS; encoded by the exons atgaatgtaaaaaaaaatttaaaaaaaaaatttattttgcttatccggtttgtactccttttaa TATTATTTGTGAATGGTGGATCAACGAGTGAATTTGTAAGAAAAAATGAGAAAACAATTGATATGCCTCTTGATAGTGATGTATTCCTTGAGCCCTCTGGCTATAACGCCCCTCAACAG GTTCATATAACTCAAGGAGATCATGTGGGGAAAGCGATGATTGTATCGTGGGTGACAATGGAAGAACAAGGTTCTGATATAGTTGTTTATTGGAGCGAAAATAGTAAAGAGAAGTCAATGGCTGAAGGCATTGTAACTACCTACACATTTTATGATTATACTTCTGGATTCATTCATCATTGCAATCTCACCGATTTAGAG TACGATACAAAATACTACTACGAGGTTGGGTTGGGAAATACATCAAGAACATTTTGGTTCGTTACTCCTCCTGAAGTTGGACCGGATGCACCGTATACTTTTGGACTTATTG GGGATCTTGGTCAAAGTTTTGATTCGAACGCGACACTTACTCATTATGAAATGAATCCTACGAAAGGGCAAACAGTGTTGTTTGTGGGAGATATTTCGTATGCTGATATATATCCTGATCACGATAATACGAGATGGGATTCATGGGGTAGATTTGCTGAGCGAAGTACAGCTTATCAACCTTGGATATGGACTGCAGGAAATCATGAAATAGACTTTGCACCTGAACTT GGAGAGACTGAACCTTTTAAGCCTTACACTCATAGGTATCAAGTCCCTTTTGAGGCCTCACAAAGTACTTCACCATTATGGTACTCAATCAAGAGAGCTTCGGCATACATCATCGTTTTGTCATCATATTCTGCTTATG GTAAGTACACTCCTCAACATGAATGGTTTGTGAAAGAACTTACTAAAGTTGACCGAACCGAAACACCATGGTTGATTGTTATGACACATTCACCATTATACAATAGCTACTTATATCATTATATGGAAGGTGAATCCATGAGAGTCTTATTTGAACCATGGTTTGTGAAATACAAAGTTGATGTTGTTTTTTCTGGTCATGTTCATGCTTATGAACGCTCG GAGCGCGTATCTAACGTTGATTACAATATCGTTAATGAGAGGTGTAATCCTGTAAAAGACGAATCTGCCCCTATTTACATAACAATTGGAGATGGAGGAAACCTTGAGGGCTTAGCATTCAA CATGACTGAGCCACAACCAATGTACTCGGCTTTTAGAGAAGCTAGTTACGGGCATGCCATTTTTGACATCAAGAACAGAACACATGCATTTCATAGTTGGCATAGGAATCAAGATGGATATGCTGTAACAGCTGATTCAATGTGGTTTTACAATCGATATTGGTATCATGAGGAGCTACGTGCATCGTCATAA